One Zeugodacus cucurbitae isolate PBARC_wt_2022May chromosome 3, idZeuCucr1.2, whole genome shotgun sequence genomic region harbors:
- the LOC105218230 gene encoding uncharacterized protein LOC105218230: protein MFLRRAIQVATVLIYWFVIVPVIAKYLEDIKWMRRGKWTRKKLGFYGIAAFAFIFIYFLCMYAYMLCKRWERKILTDMKQSVSKAAESEVPSAATSMATVAELEPLERIRPTRPAILPGPPVHSASAQLLTKEQLAQEQDANQHQQQHQRPTGARSKVKILRSAPKIPTVHRFLPSPTTTTLPVIVPAPLAPLQEHPYSNELEAKNKRLSRAERLTTELADILRRYYRMSTGNGGSKAPTTMVERV from the coding sequence ATGTTTCTGCGCCGCGCCATACAAGTCGCCACAGTGCTAATCTATTGGTTCGTCATTGTGCCGGTGATTGCGAAATATTTGGAGGACATCAAGTGGATGCGTCGCGGTAAATGGACGCGTAAGAAATTGGGCTTTTACGGCATAGCCGCCTTCGCCTTCATCTTCATCTATTTCCTCTGCATGTACGCCTACATGCTGTGCAAGCGTTGGGAGCGTAAAATCCTCACCGATATGAAACAATCCGTCTCAAAAGCAGCCGAATCCGAAGTGCCCTCAGCGGCCACATCAATGGCGACGGTCGCCGAATTGGAGCCACTCGAACGTATAAGGCCGACGCGTCCAGCCATCTTACCAGGGCCACCTGTGCACAGTGCGAGCGCACAATTACTCACCAAGGAGCAGTTGGCGCAAGAGCAGGATGCCAATCAGCACCAGCAGCAACACCAACGACCAACTGGCGCACGCagtaaagtgaaaattttacGTTCGGCGCCCAAAATACCCACAGTGCATCGTTTTCTGCCCTCTCCCACCACCACTACACTGCCTGTAATTGTCCCTGCACCTTTGGCGCCGCTACAGGAGCATCCCTACAGCAATGAGTTGGAGGCGAAGAATAAGCGTTTGAGTCGCGCGGAGCGTTTGACCACGGAGTTAGCGGATATTTTGCGGCGTTATTATCGCATGAGTACGGGTAATGGCGGCAGTAAGGCACCCACAACAATGGTGGAGCGTGTGTAA